In Corynebacterium sp. P4-C1, the sequence GGCGGAGCGGGTAGGCGACGTTGTCCGCGACGCTCATGTGGGGCCACACGGCATGCTGCTGAAAAACCATGCCCATTTGGCGCTTCTCCGGCGGCGTGTCCGAGACATCCTCCCCGCCGAGCGCGATGGCACCTTCCGACGGTTCAATGAATCCGGCGATGGTGCGCAGCAACGTCGTCTTGCCCGATCCCGATGGCCCGACGAGCGCCACGAATTCCCCGCTGGGAATACGCAAGGTGATGCCGCTAAGTCCTGCTGTCCCGTCGGGGAACGTCACGCCCAGGTTGTCGATGTCGATGTCGCTCATCAGGACTCCTTCGCGGGGTTGCGCACGGTCAAGGCAAGCGCGGCGATACCGATCACCACGAACATGAGTGCCAGTGCGGAGGATTGGTTGTAGTTACCGGACTGCTGCAAATTGAACAGCTGCACGCCGATAGTCGTGGTGCCAGGGGCCACGAGCAGAATTGAAATGGTCAACTCCCGCACGGCTGTCACAGCCACGAGCACTGCTCCCGAGGCCACGGCGGGCAGCGCCATGCGGCCGCTCGTGTCCCACAGGGCGCGCAGACGGCCGGCGCCGGAGATCTGCGCGGCTTCCTCCACCGCAGCGGGAATCTTCCGCAGCGGGGCACGCACCGCCTGCAGCACCATCGATGTGAACGCGCACACGTAGGCGAACAGAATCACCCACCGGGTGTTGTACGTGCCGGTGTATCGGGAAACGATCACCCAGCCGACACCGATGATCAGACCCGGCAGGGCTGAGGGCAGCAGCGTGAGCAAACTCAACGCCGTGTTCGAGCGCGCACGGGTGCGGGTGACCAGCAGGCCGATGGCCCACCCGAGCAGCGCGCACAAGAGCGCCGCGCCCGCGGCGAGAATGACGGAGTTGAGGAAGCCTTCCTGCACGCGCGGGTTCGACAACGTGCGGGAGAAGTTGTCAAAGGAGATGTTCTCCATCGTGAACGGTACGCCCGGGGCAGGGAGAAACGCGCGGTACGTCAAGCCCAGGACGGGGCCCAGAGTAATAGCTAACGCGATGATCCACGCGATAACCGTCACCGGCCATTTTGCTCGGCCCAGCGACAATTTCATGGTGCCCCCGCCCGAAACGGTCGACGACGCTCTCCGGGAGACGAGGTAATCGGCGATCACAGCCGCGATACCCAGCAACATGAGGATGGTGCCCACGGTGGACACCACCTGCAGCGGATTGCTCACCGTCCCGGACTCCATGAAGCGGTAGACCATCGTCGCCAGCGTCTCGAAACGCACGGGCGAGCCGAGAATCGACGGAATGCCGAAATCGGCCAGGTTCGCCACTGCCGTCAGCGTGAACGAGCTCAGCAGCGCCGGGCCGAGCAGAGGAATCGTCACGGTCCGCAGAACAGTCCAGGTGCCCGCCCCGCCGACACGGGCGGCGAGCTCCAGATCCGAAGGAATGGACCGCAGCGCCGCCGCCACAATCACATACACCAGCGGGTACGAGTGCAGCATCATCAAAAAGATGATGCCGTCGGCGCCGTACATATCCCACAACGGGCGACCGAACACCGCGTTGAGCCCTTGATTATGCCCGAAGAGCTGCAGCCACGAGAT encodes:
- a CDS encoding iron ABC transporter permease → MVISLALGGNQFPVLVEQGLATATWNSVYTTLASSISAVLVGTAVAVLLERTDIAGAGTLRLFLLSPLLVPPFVGAISWLQLFGHNQGLNAVFGRPLWDMYGADGIIFLMMLHSYPLVYVIVAAALRSIPSDLELAARVGGAGTWTVLRTVTIPLLGPALLSSFTLTAVANLADFGIPSILGSPVRFETLATMVYRFMESGTVSNPLQVVSTVGTILMLLGIAAVIADYLVSRRASSTVSGGGTMKLSLGRAKWPVTVIAWIIALAITLGPVLGLTYRAFLPAPGVPFTMENISFDNFSRTLSNPRVQEGFLNSVILAAGAALLCALLGWAIGLLVTRTRARSNTALSLLTLLPSALPGLIIGVGWVIVSRYTGTYNTRWVILFAYVCAFTSMVLQAVRAPLRKIPAAVEEAAQISGAGRLRALWDTSGRMALPAVASGAVLVAVTAVRELTISILLVAPGTTTIGVQLFNLQQSGNYNQSSALALMFVVIGIAALALTVRNPAKES